A single Populus nigra chromosome 13, ddPopNigr1.1, whole genome shotgun sequence DNA region contains:
- the LOC133670853 gene encoding protein DJ-1 homolog D-like, which translates to MHTCKTTTDSPLLDSTPFGFNATFNEIDFGKYDGLVIPGGRAPEYLAMNESVLDCVRKFSDSGKPIASVCHGQLILAAANSVKGRKCTAYPAVKPVLIDAGAYWVEPETMKACVADGNIITGATYEGHPEFIQLFVRALGGKITGSDKKILFLCGDFMEDYEVTVPFQSLEALGCHVDAVCPKKKAGDTCPTAVHDFEGDQTYSEKPGHSFTLTASFEGLDASNYDALVIPGGRAPEYLALDETVIALVKEFMHSKKPVASICHGEQILAAAGVLKGRKCTAYPAVKLNVVLGGATWLEPDPIDRCYTDENLVTGAAWPGHPQFVSQLMALLGIRVSF; encoded by the exons CACACTTGTAAAACAACGACAGACAGTCCGCTTTTGGATTCAACTCCATTTGGATTCAATGCAACATtcaatgaaattgattttggcAAATATGATGGGCTGGTGATACCTGGAGGACGGGCTCCAGAATATCTTGCCATGAACGAATCTGTGTTAGATTGTGTCAGGAAATTTTCTGACTCAGGAAAGCCAATTGCCTCTGTTTGCCATGGACAATTGATCTTGGCAGCTGCAAATTCAGTAAAAGGTCGGAAATGCACTGCATATCCTGCTGTGAAACCTGTGCTCATTGATGCTGGTGCTTATTGGGTTGAACCTGAAACAATGAAAGCTTGTGTTGCTGATGGCAATATCATCACCGGAGCTACATATGAGGGGCATCCTGAGTTCATCCAGCTATTTGTGAGAGCACTGGGGGGCAAGATAACTGGTTCagataagaaaattttgtttctctgTGGG GATTTCATGGAAGATTACGAGGTAACTGTTCCTTTTCAGTCTCTTGAAGCTCTTGGGTGCCATGTTGATGCAGTTTGCCCCAAGAAGAAGGCTGGGGACACCTGCCCAACTGCAGTCCATGATTTTGAAGGTGACCAAACTTACAGTGAGAAGCCTGGTCATAGTTTCACTCTAACAGCAAGCTTTGAAGGTTTGGATGCCTCAAATTATGATGCTCTTGTCATTCCTGGAGGTCGGGCTCCAGAATACTTGGCACTGGATGAGACAGTGATTGCTTTGGTGAAAGAATTCATGCACTCTAAGAAGCCTGTTGCATCTATCTGCCATGGGGAGCAGATCTTAGCTGCTGCCGGAGTTCTTAAG GGAAGAAAATGTACCGCATATCCTGCTGTGAAGCTGAATGTTGTCTTGGGAGGGGCAACATGGCTAGAACCTGATCCAATAGATCGCTGCTACACTGATGAAAACTTGGTTACAGGTGCTGCTTGGCCAGGGCACCCTCAGTTCGTCTCTCAGTTGATGGCCTTACTTGGCATCCGAGTGTCATTTTAG
- the LOC133670649 gene encoding protein DJ-1 homolog D-like, giving the protein MANCKPQKKVLLLCGDFMEDYEAMVPFQALQAYGIAVDAVCPGKKAGDCCRTAIQDSGAYHGYQTFTEKRGHNFSLNANFDEVDFRKYDGLLLPGGRAPEYLAINESVLDCVRKFSDSGKPIGSICHGQLILAAAGSVKGRKCTALHALGPVLIDAGAHWIEPKTRKDSVADGNIITGVIYRAHPEYIRLFVKALRGKVTGSDKRILFLCGDFMEDYEVTVPFQSLQALGCHVDAVSPKKKAGDICPTAVHDFEGDQTYSEKPGHNFILTASYEGLDASSYDALVIPGGRAPEYLALDETVIALVKEFMQSRKPVASICHGQQILAAAGVLKGRKCTAYPTVKLNVVLGGATWLEPDPIDRCYTDENLVTGAAWPGHPEFLSQLMALLGIQVSF; this is encoded by the exons ATGGCTAATTGCAAGCCACAGAAGAAAGTTTTATTGTTATGTGGGGATTTCATGGAAGATTATGAG gCTATGGTTCCATTTCAAGCCTTGCAGGCTTATGGAATAGCAGTTGATGCTGTCTGTCCTGGCAAGAAAGCTGGTGATTGTTGCCGCACTGCAATTCAAGACTCTGGTGCCTATCATGGCTATCAG ACTTTTACAGAGAAGCGTGGACACAACTTTAGTCTCAATGCGAACTTCGATGAAGTTGATTTTAGGAAATATGACGGGCTGCTTCTACCAGGAGGCAGGGCTCCAGAATATCTTGCCATAAATGAATCCGTGTTAGATTGTGTGAGGAAGTTTTCCGACTCAGGAAAGCCGATTGGCTCTATCTGTCATGGACAATTGATCTTGGCAGCTGCTGGCTCGGTAAAAGGTCGGAAGTGCACTGCACTCCATGCTCTGGGACCTGTGCTCATCGATGCTGGTGCTCATTGGATTGAACCCAAAACCAGGAAGGATAGCGTCGCTGATGGCAATATCATCACTGGAGTTATATATAGGGCTCATCCTGAGTACATTCGGCTTTTTGTGAAGGCACTACGAGGCAAGGTAACTGGTTCAGATAAAAGGATTCTGTTTCTCTGCGGG GATTTCATGGAAGATTATGAGGTAACTGTTCCTTTTCAGTCCCTTCAAGCTCTTGGGTGCCATGTTGATGCGGTTTCCCCCAAGAAAAAGGCTGGGGATATCTGCCCAACTGCAGTCCACGACTTTGAAGGTGACCAAACTTACAGTGAGAAGCCAGGccataatttcattttaactGCTTCCTATGAAGGTTTGGATGCCTCTAGTTATGATGCTCTCGTCATCCCTGGAGGCCGGGCTCCAGAATACTTGGCACTGGATGAGACAGTGATTGCCTTGGTGAAAGAATTTATGCAATCGAGGAAGCCTGTTGCATCCATCTGCCATGGGCAACAGATCTTAGCTGCTGCTGGAGTTCTTAAG GGTAGAAAATGTACTGCATACCCTACGGTGAAGCTGAATGTTGTCTTGGGAGGGGCAACATGGCTAGAACCTGATCCAATAGATCGCTGCTACACTGATGAAAACTTGGTTACCGGAGCTGCTTGGCCAGGGCACCCTGAGTTTCTCTCTCAATTGATGGCCTTACTTGGTATTCAAGTGTCATTTTAG
- the LOC133670854 gene encoding disease resistance protein RGA2-like, producing MAEAFAAEIAKSLLGKLGSFAVQEFRLAWGFQDDLARLEERLKAINAVLSDAEKQQSKNERIRLWLQMLREVLYDAEDVLDEIECETLQRQVVKTKGSTSRKVQHFFTSSNMNAFRLRMGHNIKKIIERLAEISALKSDFNLSEQAIDCSHVLHEETKMNRSFDSFSGLIGRDEDKERIINLLIAPFKVGDAHPLVLPIVGMGGLGKTSLAKSVCDDEIVNTHDFDLKLEACVSDDFCLKQVVQKIIKSATGERCADLDEGELNKKLEEILNGKKYLLLLDDVWNEEAQKWLLLKTLLSKGADGSKIIVTTRSLRVAEIMGTVAAYNLSLLGQEDCLSLFYKCAFKEGEKELYPNLVGIGKEIVEKCKQVPLAVINLGTQLYGKTDEKEWKSVRDSEKWEEEGDGILPALKISYQRLPTHLKRCFLYCSVFPKDYPFIDLLLVQVWMAHGLILQSPNPNENLEDVGLRYVRELISRCFFQDYEVMWFAATFKMHDLMHDLASSLAQNHHIAKTTRHLSVLDSDSFFHKTLPKYSNEFHHVRSIVFADSMVGPTCKTDFEKSLSEFKHLPSLELLEDSEFEAFPEGIGALKHLRYLHFHWSTKMKRLPKSIFKLQNLQALVLGFGLEVLPKDVRYMISLRFLYVITKQKRLPEGGIGCLECLQTLIIFECENLENLFEDMQATLALPEQLLQGSAESLQTFIIKDCPNIREMPDCISNLKKLQNLEIIDCPRLSERCRRGTGKDWPKIAHIPKIKVQYLVTRWGTDPNSLGCYSYDLVGKPEDSYERLRAPLANLFFGGEAVSMEDHQGSVHGAYSAGIMGAESCQRHLLERLGYFDNLHLVPSRGAIHDATFPLQISRM from the exons ATGGCAGAAGCTTTTGCAGCCGAGATTGCAAAATCCCTTTTAGGGAAGTTAGGCTCTTTTGCTGTTCAAGAATTTCGTTTGGCATGGGGCTTTCAAGATGACCTTGCACGTCTTGAAGAGAGATTGAAAGCCATCAACGCGGTGCTGTCCGATGCTGAGAAGCAACAATCCAAGAATGAGAGGATTCGGCTCTGGCTCCAAATGCTCAGAGAAGTCTTGTATGATGCAGAGGACGTGCTGGACGAAATCGAGTGCGAAACTTTGCAAAGGCAGGTGGTGAAAACTAAAGGGAGCACCAGCAGAAAGGTACAACACTTCTTTACGAGTTCTAATATGAATGCATTCCGTTTAAGAATGGGTCATAATATAAAGAAGATCATAGAAAGACTAGCTGAGATTTCAGCTCTTAAGTCTGACTTCAACCTCAGCGAGCAGGCTATTGATTGTAGTCATGTCTTGCATGAGGAAACAAAGATGAACCGATCCTTTGATAGCTTTTCCGGTCTTATCGGAAGAGATGAAGACAAAGAACGCATCATCAACCTTTTAATTGCACCTTTTAAGGTTGGTGATGCACATCCCCTTGTCCTTCCGATAGTAGGAATGGGAGGCTTGGGGAAGACATCTCTTGCCAAATCGGTGTGTGATGATGAGATTGTAAACACtcatgattttgatctgaagCTGGAGGCATGTGTTTCAGATGATTTTTGCTTGAAACAAGTGgtgcaaaaaattattaaatctgcaACTGGGGAAAGATGTGCGGATTTGGATGAGGGTgaacttaataaaaaacttgaagaaattTTGAATGGTAAGAAATACTTGCTTCTTTTGGATGATGTTTGGAATGAAGAAGCTCAAAAATGGTTGTTGTTGAAGACTTTGTTATCAAAAGGGGCTGATGGAAGTAAGATTATAGTAACTACCCGTAGTCTACGTGTTGCTGAGATTATGGGTACTGTTGCTGCGTACAACCTAAGTCTTCTTGGTCAAGAGGACTGTCTGTCGTTGTTTTACAAGTGTGCATTCAAGGAAGGGGAAAAGGAGTTGTATCCAAATTTGGTTGGAATTGGGAAAGAAATAGTGGAAAAATGCAAGCAAGTTCCTCTGGCAGTGATTAACTTGGGGACTCAACTGTATGGCAAGACTGATGAAAAAGAGTGGAAATCGGTGAGAGACAGTGAGAAGTGGGAAGAAGAGGGAGATGGTATTTTACCTGCCTTGAAAATAAGCTATCAAAGACTGCCGACTCACTTGAAAAGATGCTTTCTTTATTGTTCGGTTTTTCCAAAAGATTACCCGTTCATAGATCTCCTTTTGGTGCAAGTTTGGATGGCACATGGGCTCATTCTTCAATCACCAAATCCAAATGAGAACTTGGAAGATGTCGGCTTGCGTTATGTGCGCGAGTTGATCTCAAGATGTTTCTTCCAAGATTATGAGGTTATGTGGTTTGCAGCTACCTTTAAAATGCATGATTTAATGCATGATCTTGCATCATCATTGGCTCAAAACCACCATATTGCCAAAACTACCCGTCATTTGTCAGTTCTTGACTCTGAttcattttttcataaaactctCCCCAAGTATTCAAATGAGTTCCACCATGTGCGGTCAATAGTCTTTGCAGATAGTATGGTGGGGCCTACATGCAAAACAGATTTTGAGAAATCTTTGTCGGAATTTAAGCATTTGCCATCTTTGGAATTATTGGAAGATTCTGAATTTGAGGCTTTTCCGGAGGGGATTGGCGCCTTGAAACATTTGAGATATCTCCATTTTCATTGGAGCACAAAAATGAAAAGACTCccaaaatctattttcaaattACAAAACTTGCAAGCTCTGGTTTTAGGTTTTGGATTAGAAGTGCTGCCCAAAGATGTGAGGTACATGATCAGCCTTagatttttatatgtaattacTAAGCAGAAGCGGTTGCCAGAAGGTGGGATTGGGTGTTTGGAGTGTCTTCAAACTTTAATCATCTTTGAGTGTGAAAATCTAGAAAATTTGTTTGAAGACATGCAAG CAACTCTTGCTTTACCAGAACAACTTCTTCAAGGATCTGCAGAATCTTTACAAACATTTATTATCAAAGACTGTCCAAACATTAGAGAAATGCCAGATTGCATCAGTAATTTAAAGAAACTTCAAAATCTTGAGATCATTGATTGTCCAAGGTTGAGCGAAAGGTGTCGAAGGGGAACAGGAAAAGATTGGCCCAAGATCGCACATATCCCTAAAATCAag GTTCAGTATCTTGTAACACGATGGGGAACAGACCCGAACTCACTTGGTTGTTACTCTTATGATCTGGTTGGAAAGCCTGAAGATTCATATGAGAGACTCCGCGCACCCTTGGCCAATCTCTTCTTTGGAGGAGAAGCAGTTAGCATGGAGGACCATCAAGGATCTGTGCATGGAGCATACTCAGCTGGAATTATGGGTGCCGAGAGCTGTCAAAGACACCTATTAGAGAGACTTGGCTACTTCGATAATCTCCACCTAGTCCCTTCTAGAGGTGCAATCCATGATGCTACATTTCCTCTCCAAATCTCAAGGATGTGA